Within the Elusimicrobiaceae bacterium genome, the region AGCCTGAAAATGCGAAATAGCTTGGTGACGGCGCTGCTGGCGTGGGTGCTGTGTTTGTGCGGCTGCAGCCTCAACCGCGTGACGGCAAACGCGGCGGGCGGCATGATCGCGGCGGGAATGCCCGCGTTTCTGACGGATCCGGACACCGAAACGGCCCGCCAGTCGCTGCTTGGCGCGCTGAAAACGGTGGAAGCGGCGCAGCTGAGCAGTCCGCGCAATACCGGACTGCTCGACACGCTGGCTCAGGGCTACTGCGGCTACGCGTTCATGTTTCTGGAAGACGGGAACCCGGAGCGCGCCTCGGCGATGTATCTGCGCGGAGCGGAGTTTGCCCGCCAGTCGCTCCAGGTGTCGGGCGCGGCGGCGGGCGGGATAATAGAGCCGGGCAAAGCGCGCCGGGCTGAAGTACCCGCGCTGTTCTGGAACACGTTCTGCCGGGCGGGCTATTTGCAGCTCAGCCTCAGCGAGCCGGCCGCGCTCGCCGATATTTCCGATATCGAGGCCGGCGCACGGCGGGTCGCGGAGCTGGACGGCTCGTTTTATTATAACAGCGCGCACACCGTGCTGGGCGCGCTGTATGCGGCGCGGCCCGCCATGCTGGGCGGCGACCCCGCCCGCGCGAAAGCGGAATTTGCGCTTGCGCTAAAGGGCGCCGGCGCGCGCCTGCTCGCCAACCGTTATATGTACGCCAGGCTCTACGCGGTGCAGGCGCAGGACGCGGAGCTGTTTGAAACCGAATTGTCCGCCATTGTTTCCGCGCCGCCGGACCTGCCGGAGCAGGCGCTCGCCAACGAAGCCGTAAAGGCCAAAGCCAAGAGATTACTGGAGAAAAAAGATGATCTTTTTTAATATGAAAAAACTCGGCGCCTGCGTTCTGGCCGCCAGTCTGCTGGCGCCGGCGGCGTTTGCCGCAACGGTTATAAAATTCGCCTGTCTGGCCCCGCGCGGAACCGCGTGGATGAATTCGATGGAGGAGTACGCCGCCGCCGTCAAAACCGAAACCAAAGGCGAGGTGGTTTTTAAAATATACGCGGGCGGAGTGCAGGGCGACGAAAAGGACGTGATCCGCAAAATACGGCTCGGGCAGCTGCAGGCGGGCGCGTTCACGGGAGTTGGGCTGGGCGAGATCGCGCCGGCGGTGCGCGTGATGGATTCGCCGTACCTGTTCAAAAACTACGGCGAAGTGGATTTTGTGCTCAGCCGCTTTGACGACCGGTTCAGCAAGATGTTCGAGGAAAAAGGCTATATCCTGCTCGGCTGGACCGAAGTGGGGTTCGTTTATATCTACACCAACACGCCGGTGACGAAAATTTCCGATCTGGGCGCGGTCAAGATGTGGACGTGGGAAGGCGATCCCACCGCGGAGGCGGCCTTGAAGGCGCTGGGCGTGTCGCCCATTCCGCTGTCCATAACGGACGTGATGTCTTCGCTGCAGACGGGCCTGATCAACGGAGTCTACACCACTCCGCTTGCCGCGCTCGCTTTGCAATGGTTCACCAAAACGAAATACATGTTCGATTTTTCGATAGCCGATTCCAACGGCGCGGTGCTGATTTCCAAGGCGCAGTATGATAAACTCACGTCCGCCCAGCGGCAGACGCTTCTGGCGCTGGGCAAGACGTATTTCCGCAAGCTTACGGAAACCGCCCGAACCGATAACGATAAATCCATAGCCACGCTTAAAGGCAAGGGCATGAAAATAACCGCGCCCGCTTCTGCCGCCGCGCAAGCCGAGCTGGACGCGGCCGGCGAGAAGGCGCGCGCCGCGCTGGTCGGGCGGCTGTATCCCGCGCAGCTGCTTAAAGAGGTGGAGGCGGCGTTAAGCGAATACCGCGGGAATCAGGCCGCCGGATCCGGCGGCGCGAAAGGCGGCGCGCGGAAGGCGGAAAAAAGCGGAACCGGGAAGACAGAACCGAAGAAATGAAAAATTTTTTAAACCTGCTCTACAAAGCCGAAAACCGGATTGTGTCGGCTGAAAAAACCGCGCTCGCGGTTCTGCTTTGCGCGATGATAGCGGGCTCTTTCGTGCAGGTTGTTTTGCGGCTGGCGTTTTCGTCCGGAGTGTTATGGATGGATCCGCTGCTGCGCTACTTCACGCTGTGGGCCGGGTTTATCGGCGCGGCGCTGGCCGCGCATGAAAACAAGCATTTCGCGCTGGATGTTACGGCGAAACTGTTCAAAGGCGCGGCCGGCCGCGCGGTGTTTTACATAGCCAACAGCCTTACCGTGATCGTCTGCGCGGTTCTGGCGGACGCGGC harbors:
- a CDS encoding TRAP transporter TatT component family protein, which produces MRNSLVTALLAWVLCLCGCSLNRVTANAAGGMIAAGMPAFLTDPDTETARQSLLGALKTVEAAQLSSPRNTGLLDTLAQGYCGYAFMFLEDGNPERASAMYLRGAEFARQSLQVSGAAAGGIIEPGKARRAEVPALFWNTFCRAGYLQLSLSEPAALADISDIEAGARRVAELDGSFYYNSAHTVLGALYAARPAMLGGDPARAKAEFALALKGAGARLLANRYMYARLYAVQAQDAELFETELSAIVSAPPDLPEQALANEAVKAKAKRLLEKKDDLF
- the dctP gene encoding TRAP transporter substrate-binding protein DctP, whose product is MIFFNMKKLGACVLAASLLAPAAFAATVIKFACLAPRGTAWMNSMEEYAAAVKTETKGEVVFKIYAGGVQGDEKDVIRKIRLGQLQAGAFTGVGLGEIAPAVRVMDSPYLFKNYGEVDFVLSRFDDRFSKMFEEKGYILLGWTEVGFVYIYTNTPVTKISDLGAVKMWTWEGDPTAEAALKALGVSPIPLSITDVMSSLQTGLINGVYTTPLAALALQWFTKTKYMFDFSIADSNGAVLISKAQYDKLTSAQRQTLLALGKTYFRKLTETARTDNDKSIATLKGKGMKITAPASAAAQAELDAAGEKARAALVGRLYPAQLLKEVEAALSEYRGNQAAGSGGAKGGARKAEKSGTGKTEPKK
- a CDS encoding TRAP transporter small permease — encoded protein: MKNFLNLLYKAENRIVSAEKTALAVLLCAMIAGSFVQVVLRLAFSSGVLWMDPLLRYFTLWAGFIGAALAAHENKHFALDVTAKLFKGAAGRAVFYIANSLTVIVCAVLADAAVKFIRMEAETGTTLFRIGGFSVPAQWFELILPVGFGLIILHSVFNMLRFPREEARG